A window from Myxococcus fulvus encodes these proteins:
- the rpsT gene encoding 30S ribosomal protein S20 translates to MANTKSAEKRHRQSQKRRARNVTVRTDVKSAVKSAREAIGTKDGAKKTDALKAASKALSKAATKGVIHKRTASRRISRLAKAAAKSARQA, encoded by the coding sequence TTGGCCAACACCAAGTCCGCAGAGAAGCGTCACCGTCAGTCCCAGAAGCGCCGCGCCCGCAACGTCACCGTCCGCACGGACGTGAAGAGCGCCGTGAAGTCCGCCCGGGAGGCCATCGGCACCAAGGACGGCGCCAAGAAGACGGACGCGCTCAAGGCGGCTTCCAAGGCGCTGAGCAAGGCCGCGACCAAGGGCGTCATCCACAAGCGCACCGCCTCGCGCCGCATCTCCCGCCTGGCCAAGGCCGCCGCCAAGAGCGCGCGTCAGGCCTGA
- a CDS encoding tetratricopeptide repeat protein, with amino-acid sequence MIRFLLPSLLLSGLLLLSPASALAQLEAPTRLQEVDPGPLEPDLQDESYDASGPEDDTPVEDGELEVDDEQDSASRRPGRGEKVKAPPTRAATPTPPVVEPAPPPVIVPRPVLSPVLTPRVSDEEVLAVWDRWRQARATNDVGTAEKAQQELVTLKQELLAADLEPISVGFLRESDVRRRAGDMGGAVRLARLAVELSPRLPLAHFELAELYAQEDFTAVGRVLGELRAAFLAIALDPRYRGPALADLGSLLLLAWSATAVLFVALLFLRRVRYALHDFHHLLPRAVARWQSALLGVLLLGLPLTLPWGLVPRLLVLLAVVAAYLTNRERVVSAVLVAGLGLTPLAAGQLTRVTAFAGTPAEDVYLLERGGLSAEGAVARVKARHESRAATFAELNALGHYESRRGLLEDARTHFKAASAVRSGDARLLTRFGNALVGLGDVDGAAQLYVQASQADPRMAAPHYNLAQLHRRRAKTLPDSEVGKELDRAATATASAQALDGELLRREPPPDDRLLLNLLTLAPTVPASEWLSLADGSEAGRRVEAQLSRWVLPGVAPGPVSWLLPAGVAGLLVLWGLAARRLKAAKVCERCGRPVCTRCDPELGVGSTQCGQCVNVFSRRGLVPQQLRQRKADEVQRHQAWVGRVAYAVGTLLSGAGHVFSGSTVRGALYAFLFLFALAASLLYRGLVRAPYADAPLYLKLVPAVLLLVGIHLMSLRGLVRLRRGEE; translated from the coding sequence ATGATCCGCTTCCTGCTTCCCTCCCTCCTCCTCTCGGGCCTGCTGCTCCTGTCCCCTGCGTCGGCCCTCGCGCAGCTCGAGGCGCCCACGCGCCTCCAGGAGGTGGATCCAGGCCCGCTCGAGCCCGACCTCCAGGATGAGTCCTACGACGCCTCCGGGCCCGAGGACGACACTCCCGTCGAGGACGGGGAACTCGAAGTCGACGACGAGCAGGATTCCGCCTCCCGGCGTCCGGGACGGGGCGAGAAGGTCAAGGCGCCCCCCACGCGCGCCGCCACGCCCACCCCGCCCGTCGTCGAGCCCGCGCCGCCCCCCGTCATCGTGCCCCGGCCCGTGCTGAGCCCCGTCCTGACGCCTCGGGTGTCGGACGAGGAGGTGCTCGCCGTGTGGGACCGCTGGCGGCAGGCGCGCGCGACGAACGACGTCGGCACGGCCGAGAAGGCGCAGCAGGAGCTGGTGACGCTCAAGCAGGAGCTGCTCGCCGCGGACCTGGAGCCCATCAGCGTCGGCTTCCTGCGTGAGTCCGACGTGCGGCGTCGGGCCGGGGACATGGGCGGCGCGGTGCGGCTGGCCCGGCTCGCGGTGGAGCTGTCGCCCCGGCTCCCGCTCGCGCACTTCGAGCTCGCGGAGCTCTATGCCCAGGAGGACTTCACCGCCGTGGGCCGGGTGCTGGGCGAGCTTCGCGCCGCCTTCCTGGCCATCGCGTTGGATCCCCGCTACCGGGGGCCGGCGCTGGCGGACCTGGGCTCGCTGTTGCTCCTGGCCTGGTCGGCGACGGCCGTGCTCTTCGTCGCGCTGCTCTTCCTGCGGCGCGTGCGCTACGCGCTGCACGACTTCCACCACCTGCTGCCGCGAGCCGTCGCGCGCTGGCAGTCGGCGCTGCTCGGGGTGCTGCTGCTCGGGCTGCCGCTGACGCTGCCGTGGGGGCTGGTGCCCCGGCTGCTGGTGCTGCTCGCCGTGGTGGCGGCGTACCTGACGAACCGGGAGCGCGTCGTCTCCGCCGTGCTGGTGGCGGGGCTCGGCCTGACGCCGCTCGCGGCGGGGCAGCTCACGCGGGTGACGGCCTTCGCTGGCACGCCCGCGGAGGACGTCTATCTGTTGGAGCGCGGAGGCCTGTCCGCCGAGGGCGCCGTGGCCCGCGTCAAGGCGCGGCACGAGTCGCGCGCGGCCACCTTCGCGGAGCTCAACGCGCTGGGGCACTACGAGTCGCGCCGCGGCCTGTTGGAGGACGCCCGCACGCACTTCAAGGCGGCCTCGGCCGTGCGCAGCGGGGATGCGCGCCTGTTGACCCGTTTCGGCAATGCGCTGGTGGGGCTGGGGGACGTGGACGGCGCCGCGCAGCTCTACGTGCAGGCCTCGCAGGCCGACCCGAGGATGGCCGCGCCCCACTACAACCTGGCGCAGCTCCACCGCCGGCGGGCCAAGACGCTGCCCGACTCGGAGGTGGGCAAGGAGCTGGACCGCGCGGCCACGGCGACCGCGTCCGCGCAGGCGCTGGATGGCGAGCTGCTCCGCCGCGAGCCCCCTCCGGATGACCGCCTGCTCTTGAACCTCTTGACGCTCGCGCCCACGGTGCCGGCGTCGGAGTGGCTGTCGCTGGCGGACGGCTCGGAGGCGGGGCGGCGGGTGGAGGCGCAGCTGTCGCGCTGGGTGTTGCCGGGCGTGGCGCCGGGGCCGGTGTCCTGGCTGCTCCCCGCCGGAGTGGCGGGGCTGCTGGTGCTCTGGGGGCTGGCGGCGCGGCGACTGAAGGCCGCGAAGGTGTGCGAGCGCTGCGGCCGTCCGGTGTGCACGCGGTGCGACCCGGAGCTGGGCGTGGGCAGCACCCAGTGTGGCCAGTGCGTGAATGTCTTCAGCCGCCGGGGCCTGGTTCCCCAGCAGCTGCGTCAGCGCAAGGCGGATGAGGTGCAGCGTCACCAGGCCTGGGTGGGGCGGGTGGCGTACGCGGTGGGCACGCTCCTGTCCGGCGCGGGCCACGTCTTCTCCGGGAGCACGGTGCGCGGGGCGCTGTACGCCTTCCTGTTCCTCTTCGCGCTGGCAGCCTCGCTGCTGTACCGGGGCCTGGTGCGCGCGCCGTACGCGGACGCGCCGCTGTACCTCAAGCTGGTGCCGGCGGTGCTGCTGCTGGTGGGCATCCACCTGATGTCGCTGCGAGGCCTCGTCCGGCTGCGCAGGGGAGAGGAGTAG
- a CDS encoding HD family phosphohydrolase: MDEPEPQHPAPSPLDALAARFGLGRGVWGRRAVQVFLLLLVSVGAGFVISPGLYSQQIPALSEENLGKPFRASSPAGFKAARDYEVVHRAMTAQRRQEARSAVKPVYDLNPAVVGHLRTVVRASFATMRQRLAELAEAQSELEPEEGAAQKKSRKAPVLTPEQVERERRTREEMQAELQELLFGQRDAGLETEDFQALYAKGFSDEVETATLLLLERAYRSEQGPVNVAGSREELAREAPQGLTVRDVVNKGEETLPNGAPQVADIREAHQEMERFASIPGNLLPDAPGVQRRAVLRLAKRLVRANLTINIAETDARRHQAAQAVKDAVISIKKGQRVIGDGELVNEGHLVVLRGMRAETDRLDLVQVQLGGTGLVALLVVASYFFCITAFRRFRPTRKDGVLLGVLLVGTLALLQLWVSIADAIQDRYTALPIEALYYVFPVAAGAMLVRFILTQELALFFAMVFACLAGVMLGNSLAFGIYTLVGSLVAADRIVRAKDRVGIFRAGLVTGAANTVAVLFLFLVEGKGLTADTAITALSAFIGSSLAVPVMVMALTPLIEMTFGYASDIKLLELANLNHPALKELIVQAPGTYHHSIIIGTLVENAAETIGANPLLARSCAYYHDIGKGRNPLYFGENQKGENRHDSLAPAMSAVIIKRHVTEGLEMARQYRLPKLVADAIPQHHGTRTVGYFYHKALKEQEGKEGAPPIDESIYRYPGPKPQFREAALVMIADAVEASTRSMAEPTTPKLQGQLQKIINLIFSEGQLDECDLTLKDLNLISQSFLHTLEGIYHTRPVYPAGAVGGGKAPPLVVAGGKAVESKDKARSAGAS; the protein is encoded by the coding sequence ATGGACGAACCGGAACCGCAGCACCCCGCGCCCAGTCCGTTGGACGCGCTCGCAGCACGCTTTGGCCTGGGCCGAGGCGTGTGGGGGCGGCGTGCGGTCCAGGTGTTCCTCCTGCTCCTCGTGTCGGTGGGGGCGGGCTTCGTCATCTCCCCCGGGCTGTACAGCCAGCAGATCCCCGCCCTCTCCGAGGAGAACCTCGGCAAGCCCTTCCGGGCCAGCTCCCCCGCCGGCTTCAAGGCCGCGCGCGATTACGAGGTCGTCCACCGCGCCATGACGGCCCAGCGGCGCCAGGAGGCCCGCTCCGCCGTCAAGCCTGTCTACGACTTGAACCCGGCCGTGGTGGGACATCTGCGCACCGTGGTGCGCGCGTCCTTCGCGACCATGCGCCAGCGGCTCGCGGAGCTGGCCGAGGCCCAGTCGGAGCTCGAGCCGGAGGAGGGCGCCGCCCAGAAGAAGTCGCGCAAGGCCCCCGTGCTGACGCCCGAGCAGGTGGAGCGTGAGCGCCGGACGCGCGAGGAGATGCAGGCGGAGCTGCAGGAGCTGCTCTTCGGCCAGCGCGACGCGGGGCTGGAGACGGAGGACTTCCAGGCGCTCTACGCGAAGGGGTTCTCGGACGAGGTGGAGACGGCCACCCTGTTGCTGCTGGAGCGGGCGTACCGCTCCGAGCAGGGCCCGGTGAATGTGGCGGGCTCCCGGGAGGAGCTGGCGCGCGAGGCGCCCCAGGGCCTCACCGTGCGGGACGTGGTGAACAAGGGCGAGGAGACCCTGCCCAACGGCGCGCCGCAGGTGGCGGACATCCGCGAGGCGCACCAGGAGATGGAACGTTTCGCGTCCATCCCCGGCAACCTCCTGCCGGACGCGCCCGGTGTGCAGCGCCGCGCGGTGCTGCGGCTGGCCAAGCGGCTGGTGCGCGCCAACCTCACCATCAACATCGCGGAGACGGACGCGCGCCGGCACCAGGCCGCGCAGGCGGTGAAGGACGCCGTCATCTCCATCAAGAAGGGCCAGCGCGTCATCGGCGACGGCGAGCTGGTGAACGAGGGACACCTGGTGGTGCTGCGCGGCATGCGCGCGGAGACGGACCGGCTGGACCTGGTGCAGGTGCAGCTGGGCGGCACGGGGCTGGTGGCCCTGCTGGTGGTCGCCTCGTACTTCTTCTGCATCACGGCGTTCCGCCGCTTCCGGCCCACCCGCAAGGACGGCGTCCTGTTGGGGGTGCTGCTGGTGGGCACGCTGGCGCTCTTGCAGCTCTGGGTGTCCATCGCGGACGCCATCCAGGACCGGTACACGGCGCTGCCGATTGAGGCGCTCTACTACGTGTTCCCGGTGGCCGCGGGCGCCATGCTGGTGCGCTTCATCCTCACGCAGGAGCTGGCGCTCTTCTTCGCCATGGTGTTCGCGTGCCTGGCGGGCGTGATGCTGGGCAACTCGCTGGCGTTCGGCATCTACACGCTGGTGGGCTCGCTGGTGGCGGCCGACCGCATCGTCCGGGCGAAGGACCGCGTGGGCATCTTCCGCGCGGGGCTCGTCACCGGCGCGGCCAACACGGTGGCCGTGCTGTTCCTGTTCCTCGTCGAGGGCAAGGGCCTGACGGCCGACACGGCCATCACCGCGCTGAGCGCGTTCATCGGCTCGTCGCTCGCGGTGCCGGTGATGGTGATGGCGCTCACGCCGCTCATCGAGATGACGTTCGGCTACGCGTCGGACATCAAGCTCTTGGAGCTGGCGAACCTCAACCACCCGGCGCTCAAGGAGCTCATCGTCCAGGCGCCCGGCACGTACCACCACTCCATCATCATCGGCACGCTGGTGGAGAACGCGGCGGAGACCATCGGCGCCAATCCGCTGCTGGCGCGCTCGTGCGCGTACTACCACGACATCGGCAAGGGTCGGAATCCGCTCTACTTCGGTGAGAACCAGAAGGGCGAGAACCGCCACGACTCGCTGGCCCCCGCGATGAGCGCCGTCATCATCAAGCGCCACGTGACAGAAGGGCTGGAGATGGCGCGCCAGTACCGGCTGCCCAAGCTGGTGGCGGACGCGATTCCGCAGCACCACGGCACGCGCACGGTGGGCTATTTCTACCACAAGGCCTTGAAGGAGCAGGAGGGCAAGGAAGGCGCGCCCCCCATCGACGAGAGCATCTACCGCTACCCGGGACCGAAGCCCCAGTTCCGCGAGGCGGCGCTGGTGATGATCGCCGACGCGGTGGAGGCCTCGACGCGCTCCATGGCGGAGCCCACCACGCCCAAGCTCCAGGGCCAGCTGCAGAAGATCATCAACCTCATCTTCTCCGAGGGGCAGCTCGACGAGTGCGACTTGACGTTGAAGGACCTGAACCTCATCTCCCAGTCCTTCCTGCACACGCTCGAGGGCATCTACCACACGCGTCCGGTGTATCCGGCCGGCGCGGTGGGAGGCGGCAAGGCGCCGCCGCTGGTGGTGGCGGGGGGCAAGGCCGTGGAGTCCAAGGACAAGGCACGCTCGGCGGGGGCTTCGTGA
- the mazG gene encoding nucleoside triphosphate pyrophosphohydrolase, which translates to MGTPGTELERLVDIMRRLRAPDGCPWDREQTLGTLRPYLLEEAFEVLDEMDRVTEGGPWHPLCEELGDLLFQIVFHAQLAAERGEFTMADVSRAISDKLTRRHPHVFGEQRVDGSEQVLANWAKLKAEERKKKTGSEGSVLDGVPSAAPALLRAERLTEKASRIGFDWPDLAGVRGKLAEELAELDEAIASGDKAAIEHELGDVLFSLANLARFVKTPAEDALRLASLRFTRRFQHIEAALRAEGVPFGGASLEHMERHWQTAKAQEKTLPPPTTLPRASLSTLRLGVVNLEAQAAFWTPLAAALGWIIPPRVPADQIRYESGSIRLVFQRAKTPAPGVTLTLEAPSEHAVAMIRRKVEQTSPGAVLEVGAGRLTFRDPAGLVWEYTTQAG; encoded by the coding sequence ATGGGGACCCCCGGGACCGAGCTGGAACGTCTGGTGGACATCATGCGACGGCTGCGGGCCCCGGACGGCTGCCCCTGGGACAGGGAGCAGACGCTGGGCACGCTGCGGCCCTACCTCCTCGAGGAGGCCTTCGAGGTCCTGGACGAGATGGACCGCGTCACCGAGGGCGGCCCCTGGCACCCGCTGTGCGAGGAGCTGGGAGACCTGCTCTTCCAGATTGTCTTCCACGCCCAGCTCGCCGCCGAGCGGGGAGAGTTCACCATGGCCGACGTCAGCCGGGCCATCAGCGACAAGCTCACCCGCCGCCACCCCCACGTCTTCGGCGAGCAGCGCGTGGACGGCTCCGAGCAGGTGCTGGCCAACTGGGCGAAGCTCAAGGCCGAGGAGCGCAAGAAGAAGACGGGCAGCGAGGGCTCCGTCCTGGACGGCGTCCCCTCCGCCGCGCCCGCCCTGCTGCGCGCCGAGCGGCTCACCGAGAAGGCCAGCCGCATCGGCTTCGACTGGCCGGACCTGGCCGGGGTGCGCGGCAAGCTGGCCGAGGAGCTGGCCGAACTGGACGAGGCCATCGCCTCCGGGGACAAGGCCGCCATCGAGCACGAGCTGGGCGACGTCCTCTTCTCGCTCGCCAACCTCGCGCGCTTCGTGAAGACCCCCGCCGAGGACGCCCTGCGCCTGGCGAGCCTCCGGTTCACCCGGCGCTTCCAGCACATCGAGGCCGCGCTCCGGGCCGAGGGGGTCCCCTTCGGCGGCGCATCCCTGGAGCACATGGAGCGCCACTGGCAGACGGCCAAGGCACAGGAGAAGACCCTCCCGCCCCCCACCACCCTGCCCCGCGCCTCTCTCTCCACCCTGCGCCTGGGCGTGGTGAATCTGGAGGCCCAGGCCGCCTTCTGGACGCCGCTGGCGGCCGCGCTCGGGTGGATCATCCCGCCCCGCGTCCCGGCGGACCAGATCCGCTACGAGAGCGGATCCATCCGGCTCGTCTTCCAGCGCGCGAAGACGCCAGCCCCGGGGGTCACCCTCACCCTGGAGGCGCCTTCCGAACACGCGGTGGCGATGATCCGCCGGAAGGTGGAGCAGACCTCGCCGGGCGCCGTCCTCGAAGTGGGGGCCGGGCGGCTGACCTTCCGGGACCCCGCCGGGCTGGTGTGGGAATACACCACCCAGGCTGGGTGA
- a CDS encoding DUF4388 domain-containing protein, with product MSLKGTLKDFGIGDILQLIGQQQKTGSLQLENKDQEVRIGFRDGHIIKVESVTRKRKDLIGAMLVRAELITETQLEAALETQRRTLKRLGDVLVSSQALTTERFQSMMQLQATETLYRLFTWKAGTYEFIQEPVEPDAEAIRPLRAETVLMEGFRMVDEWPVIRKSIHRDDLSFERLKALPPPREGEEGGELGVIAGTERRVYDEIAPGRDLRKLVDVCCLGEFETCKALHNLVKGEYVRVIHPEGARAPAPGDERLLSRLVGAVGRVVATMLVLAVLGVVVFRVALSDSERTRGATAFADAAAQRHVSDAQRVRIEAALEVFRLERGELPERLDALVQAGLLSSEELRYPWREEYYYRRLAARRFVLLPPLR from the coding sequence ATGTCCCTGAAGGGAACGCTCAAGGACTTCGGCATCGGCGACATCCTCCAGCTCATCGGCCAGCAGCAGAAGACGGGCTCGCTGCAGCTGGAGAACAAGGACCAGGAGGTCCGCATCGGCTTCCGGGACGGCCACATCATCAAGGTCGAGAGCGTCACCCGGAAGCGCAAGGACCTCATCGGCGCCATGCTGGTGCGCGCCGAACTCATCACCGAGACGCAGCTGGAGGCGGCGCTGGAGACGCAGCGGCGCACCCTGAAGCGGCTGGGTGACGTGCTCGTCTCCAGCCAGGCGCTCACCACCGAGCGCTTCCAGTCGATGATGCAGCTGCAGGCCACGGAGACGCTCTACCGCCTCTTCACGTGGAAGGCCGGCACCTACGAGTTCATCCAGGAGCCGGTGGAGCCCGACGCCGAGGCCATCCGCCCCCTGCGCGCCGAGACGGTGCTCATGGAGGGCTTCCGGATGGTGGATGAGTGGCCCGTCATCCGGAAGTCCATCCACCGCGACGACCTCTCCTTCGAGCGGCTCAAGGCGCTGCCCCCGCCCCGCGAGGGCGAGGAGGGCGGCGAGCTGGGCGTCATCGCGGGCACCGAGCGCCGCGTGTACGACGAAATCGCGCCTGGGCGCGATTTGCGCAAGCTGGTGGATGTCTGCTGCCTGGGCGAGTTCGAGACCTGCAAGGCGCTGCACAACCTGGTGAAGGGCGAGTACGTCCGGGTCATCCACCCCGAGGGCGCCCGGGCTCCGGCCCCAGGCGACGAGCGGCTGCTCTCACGGCTGGTGGGCGCGGTGGGGCGCGTCGTGGCCACCATGCTGGTGCTGGCGGTGCTGGGGGTGGTCGTCTTCCGGGTGGCGCTCTCCGATTCGGAGCGCACGCGCGGGGCCACGGCGTTCGCGGACGCGGCGGCCCAGCGTCATGTTTCCGATGCCCAACGCGTCCGCATCGAGGCCGCGCTCGAAGTGTTCCGTCTGGAACGGGGTGAGTTGCCGGAGCGGTTGGATGCTTTGGTCCAGGCTGGATTGTTGAGCTCGGAGGAACTCAGATACCCCTGGCGGGAGGAGTACTACTACCGACGGCTGGCCGCTCGGCGGTTCGTCCTCCTGCCGCCCTTGCGCTAG
- a CDS encoding PhoH family protein — MRNPATLEAPAAAVTASSAKVDVRDNETALALCGNQNENLKLMERRLGVRVGQRGTEFHLSGPSDAVAFTVRLLENLEGMIRAGRPIYREDVEQGIKVLGRGAESLQEVMLGPVLKSSGNRQIAPKSIAQKRYVDAIRAHDIVFGIGPAGTGKTYLAMAMAVAFLQERKVKRIILARPAVEAGEKLGFLPGDLQEKVNPYLRPLYDALHDMMAAERAAHLVEEGVVEVAPLAFMRGRTLNDAFVILDEAQNTTVEQMKMFLTRLGYNSKAVITGDVTQVDLPTGKLSGLNHARAVLKNIDGIHFAEFSDVDVVRHPLVQEVIRAYDRAELAQQKAHAGREAAPATASTSESAPLVAIPPEAAVG; from the coding sequence TTGCGAAACCCCGCCACGTTGGAAGCGCCCGCAGCCGCCGTCACCGCCTCCTCCGCCAAGGTGGACGTCCGTGACAACGAGACGGCCCTGGCGCTGTGCGGCAACCAGAACGAAAACCTCAAACTGATGGAGCGACGCCTCGGGGTCCGTGTGGGACAACGGGGGACGGAGTTCCACCTGTCCGGCCCGTCCGACGCGGTGGCCTTCACGGTGCGCCTCCTGGAGAATCTGGAGGGGATGATCCGCGCCGGTCGCCCCATCTACCGTGAGGACGTGGAGCAGGGCATCAAGGTGCTCGGCCGCGGCGCGGAGTCGCTGCAGGAGGTCATGCTCGGCCCGGTCCTCAAGAGCTCCGGGAACCGGCAGATCGCGCCCAAGAGCATCGCCCAGAAGCGCTACGTGGACGCCATCCGCGCCCACGACATCGTCTTCGGCATCGGCCCCGCCGGTACGGGCAAGACGTACCTGGCCATGGCCATGGCGGTGGCCTTCCTCCAGGAGCGCAAGGTCAAGCGCATCATCCTCGCGCGCCCCGCGGTGGAGGCAGGGGAGAAGCTCGGCTTCCTTCCGGGCGACCTGCAGGAGAAGGTGAACCCGTACCTGCGGCCGCTCTACGACGCGCTCCACGACATGATGGCCGCCGAGCGGGCGGCGCACCTGGTGGAGGAGGGCGTGGTGGAGGTGGCTCCGCTGGCGTTCATGCGCGGCCGCACCCTCAACGACGCCTTCGTCATCCTCGACGAGGCGCAGAACACCACCGTGGAGCAGATGAAGATGTTCCTGACGCGCCTGGGCTACAACAGCAAGGCCGTCATCACCGGCGACGTGACGCAGGTGGACCTCCCCACCGGGAAGCTGTCCGGCCTGAACCACGCCCGCGCGGTGCTCAAGAACATCGACGGCATCCACTTCGCGGAGTTCTCGGACGTGGACGTCGTGCGCCACCCGCTCGTCCAGGAGGTCATCCGCGCGTACGACAGGGCGGAGCTGGCGCAGCAGAAGGCCCACGCCGGCCGCGAGGCCGCCCCGGCCACGGCTTCCACCTCGGAGTCCGCTCCCCTGGTCGCCATTCCGCCGGAGGCCGCCGTCGGCTGA
- the lptE gene encoding LPS assembly lipoprotein LptE: MSLRSKSASRRLHVAVLLSGLGVGSLPLSGCGYRFTPRGEGLPEGVKSVCAPIFINDTPEPALETLFTRYFRQELTRVGRLGSGRSCDAKVEGAVLSLWSSPTIVGRFFRVAATVRLRLVREGQPPQETVISGTEDYLPGSGDILEAESNRQAALDRLAQVLMRDGFDRLDSTW, encoded by the coding sequence ATGTCGCTCCGCTCGAAGTCCGCCTCACGGCGTCTCCATGTGGCCGTGCTGCTGTCGGGCTTGGGGGTGGGCTCCCTGCCGCTGTCCGGGTGTGGCTACCGCTTCACGCCGCGCGGCGAGGGGCTGCCCGAAGGCGTGAAGTCCGTGTGCGCGCCCATCTTCATCAACGACACGCCGGAGCCCGCGCTGGAGACGCTCTTCACGCGCTACTTCCGCCAGGAGCTGACCCGCGTGGGGCGGCTGGGCAGCGGGAGGTCGTGCGACGCGAAGGTGGAGGGGGCGGTGCTGTCGCTGTGGAGCTCACCCACCATCGTGGGGCGCTTCTTCCGGGTCGCCGCGACGGTGCGCCTGCGGCTGGTGCGGGAAGGACAGCCACCCCAGGAGACAGTCATCTCGGGGACCGAGGACTACCTGCCGGGGAGCGGAGACATCCTCGAGGCCGAGTCCAACCGTCAGGCGGCCCTGGACCGGCTGGCGCAGGTGCTCATGCGGGATGGGTTCGATCGGCTCGACAGCACCTGGTGA